In Bacteroidales bacterium, the DNA window TTTTGGATATCAACTTAGCCAATGGCTACAAAATATTATTGGATTTACAGGCTTAATCATTTTGCTTGCCTTCAGCTTATTCGCCTTTTTAACACTTCAATTCAATTTTATAACACACTTTTTAAAGCATCATAGCCACAAAAATAAAGCATCAGAAAGCGATAAAGATACGGAAGAGCAAGACGAAAAAATTAATGATTCAGAAAAAAATAATAATACTGATAGTGCTAACAATATAGAAGGTGATGGTGCATTTGAGTTAATAATCAAAGACAAAAATATAGAGAAGAAACCCATTGAAGAAATTGAAATTGAGATTCCTGAGGAAAATACAGAAACTATAGAAATCAGAAATGATAGCGAAAATGCTGAAGACACTCTTGGTTTGAGCGTTGAAGTGCATGAAGAAAAGAAGGCCACATCCATATCACACAGCGTTGACACACCTTACGATCCAACCGAAGATTTAGCCGATTATAAATTCCCCGGTTTAGATTTACTTAATGATTATGGTAGCGATAAAATAAGTATTTATAAGGAAGAACTTGAAAAAAACAAAGACCGGATTGTTGAAACGTTGAACAATTACAGCATTAAAATTCAGAAAATAAAAGCTACGGTTGGACCAACAGTTACACTCTACGAAATTATTCCCGCTCCCGGTATTCGTATTTCTAAAATCAAAAACTTGGAAGATGATATTGCTTTAAGCCTTTCTGCTTTAGGTATTAGAATAATCGCACCTATTCCGGGAAAAGGTAGTATTGGAATTGAAGTTCCAAATTCTCGTCCGGATATTGTTCCTATGAAAAGCATTTTCCTTTCAGAAGCTTTCCAAAACAATAAATACGAATTACCTGTTGGATTAGGGAAAACAATTAGTAATGAAAGTTATGTTTTCGATTTAGCTAAAATGCCACACCTTCTTCTTGCAGGCGCAACCGGACAAGGTAAGTCAGTAGGATTAAATGCTGTTATTGCATCTTTACTTTATAAAAAGCATCCTGCTGAGCTAAAAATGATAATGGTTGACCCTAAAAAAGTAGAATTAAGTTTGTTCGCAAAAATTGAACGCCACTATTTAGCTAAACTACCCGATTCTGAAGAAGCCATTATTACCGATACCAGTCAGGTTGTAAAAACATTAAAGTCGTTAACAGTTCTGATGGATCAACGCTACGATTTATTAAAAGATGCACAAGTAAGAAACATTAAAGAGTACAATGCTAAATTTAATGCACGCCGTTTAAATCCGGAAAACGGACATCATTTTCTACCTTATATTGTTTTAGTTGTTGATGAATTTGCCGATTTAATGATGACAGCGGGAAAAGAAGTAGAAGGTCCTATTACACGTCTGGCTCAATTAGCACGTGCTATTGGAATACACCTTATTATTGCTACTCAGCGTCCATCGGTAAATATTATTACAGGAACTATTAAAGCTAATTTCCCTGCCAGAATTGCATTTAGAGTAACATCAAAAATAGATTCGCGTACAATCTTAGATGCCGGTGGTGCCGATCAATTGATTGGTCGCGGCGATATGCTAATGTCATCAGGATCGGAAATCGTTCGTTTACAATGCGCCTTTATTGATACTCCGGAGATTGATAAAATTACAGATTTCATCGGATCGCAACGAGCCTATCCATCTGCTTTCATCCTTCCGGAATGTGAAGATGAAGATAACGGATCGTCAACTAATGTTTATGCAGAAGAACGTGATGAACTCTTTGAAGATGCTGCTCGTGTAATTGTTTTGGCACAACAAGGATCAACATCGCTTATTCAGCGAAAGCTAAAATTAGGATATAACCGTGCAGGCCGAATTATAGATCAACTGGAAGCTTGTGGAATCGTAGGTCAGTTTGAAGGAAGCAAGGCCAGAGAAGTAAAAGTTGGAAGCGAAATGGCTTTGGAACAGTTTTTGAAAGATATGTATGCAAAAGAACAAGAAGATGAATAAAAATATGAAATTATACAAACAACTTTTAATCTTGCTAATTATTTCAATGGTTAGTGGGACACAAGCCCAAAACAGCAGTCAAAAAATATTGGATGAACTTGCAAACAAAACAAATGCTGCTAAAAATATTCAAGTAGATTTTAGTTACGAAATGGAAAATGTTGATGCCGACATTCATGAAGTAACAGAAGGCTCGCTAATAGTTTCGGGTGATAAATATTTATTAAAAATTGCCGGACAAGAAATTATTTGTGATGGCAAAACCATTTGGACTTATATAGCCGACGCGGAAGAAGTTCAGATAAATGAAGTGGATGAAGAAGAATCTTTCAGTCCAACAAAATTACTTTCATCATATGCCGATGATTATGATGCAAGTCTGGAAAAAGAATATTCCGAGAACGGACGCAACTATTATTTAATGAAGCTCAAGCCTAAAGATAAAGACAGTGGCTTTGATTACGTTCATCTGAAAATAGAAAAAGACAAAATGCAACTATCAGCCTTTATTCTTTACGATTTTGACAATAATGTATTCTCCTATATTATTAAGGAATACCTTACAGATATTGCGTTAAATGAAGAGTCTTTCACTTTTGATGAAACAAAATACCCCGATGTGGATGTAATTGACATGCGCTAAAAGAAACTTAGAAAAAACAGAAAAGCTTCCGTCGATTGACGGAAGCTTTTTTTATGCTATAATCTAAAAAAATTAAATTCTTATTTCTCTATCTGTTTTGCCAAAGCTGCTTTTACAAAGTTCACAAAAACAGGATGTGGGTTTGCCACCGTACTTTTATATTCCGGATGAAACTGAACACCCATAAACCAAGGATGATCTTCTATTTCAACTATTTCAACTAAATTTTCTTTCGGATTAATGCCTGTCGCTTTCATTCCAGCCTTTTCAAACTGAGACAAATACTTATCGTTAAACTCAAAACGATGACGATGACGCTCACTAATATCTGTGATACCATATGTATCTGAAGCAATAGTTTTCGGTTTTATTCTACAAGGATAAGCTCCTAAACGCATAGTTCCACCTAAGCCCGATATTTTCTTTTGATCTTCCATAATATCGATTACAGGGAAATCAGTTTTAGCGTTAAACTCTGTTGAATGTGCATTTTCATATCCAAGCACATTACGAGCATATTCTATCACTGCACATTGCATTCCCAAACAAATTCCAAGGAAAGGAATATTATTTTCTCGTGCAAAACGTACAGAACTAATTTTTCCTTCTATACCCCGCTCACCAAAACCGGGAGCAACCAAAACTCCACTTACTCCTTCTAGTAATTTTTCTGCGCCTTCCTTCTCTATCAGTTCCGAGTGAACCAACCGAATATTTACTTTTGCTTCGTTAACAGCACCGGCATGAACAAACGATTCTATTATCGATTTATAGGCATCTTTCAGTTCAACATATTTCCCAACCAAAGCAATTTCAACTTCAACCTTAGGATTCTTTAACTTTTCTAAAAATATTTCCCAGTCCGAAATATCTAAGTCGTTCTCTACGGGAACATTAACTAATTTTAAAACCTCAGTATCTAATTTTTCCTGTCGCATTAAAATAGGAACATCGTAAATACTGTCAGCATCAATAGATTCAATTACACTACTTGGAGCCACATTACAAAAACGAGCTATCTTGTCACGCAAGTTACCGTTTAAAGGATGTTCTGTTCTAGCTACAATAATATCAGGTTGAACTCCTTGCTCAAGCAACATTTTAACAGAATGCTGCGTTGGCTTAGTTTTTAACTCTCCTGCAGCAGCCAAATACGGAACCAAAGTAAGATGTACAACTAAAACATCATTTCCCATCTCCCATTTCATTTGTCTGACAGCCTCAATATAGGGCAGAGACTCAATATCACCAACTGTACCACCAATTTCCGTAATCACAAAATCATATTGATTTTTCTTGGCTAAAAGTTTAACACTCTCTTTAATTTCATCTGTAATGTGAGGAATAACCTGAACAGTTGAACCCAAATACTCTCCTTTACGCTCTTTATCAATCACCGATTGATAAATACGACCCGTAGTAATATTATTTGCCTGCGATGTAGGCTCATTTGAAAAACGCTCATAATGACCCAAATCCAAATCCGTTTCCGCACCATCTTCAGTAACATAGCATTCTCCATGCTCATATGGATTTAATGTCCCAGGGTCGATATTGATATAAGGATCAAATTTTTGAATAGTGACTTTAAATCCTCTCGATTGTAATAACTTAGCTAATGATGCTGAAATAATCCCCTTTCCTAAAGAAGATGTAACACCTCCCGTAACGAAGATAAATTTTGTTTGGCTCATGACTACTTATTTGTTGCAAATAAGTCAGCAAAATTAACACTTTTTACTTGAAAAATCCTTTTTACATTACAATTAATAAATTTTAATTAGTTCAAATACGTACATCAACCCTAACTTAATTAAAAAAGATATATCTATTATTAGACATGGAAAATTAAAAAGGAATCTGTACTTTTGTTGGCAATATTTACAACGAAAAATACAAGAAAATGGCCAACCTATCCACCACCTATATGGGTTTAAAAGTAAATAGCCCTCTTATAATCGGAAGTTCAGGACTAACTAATTCAATTGAAAATATTGAGAAATTTGCAAAACTGGGCGCTGGAGCAATTATTTTAAAATCGCTTTTTGAAGAACAGATTATGCACGAAGCTAGCTTTGTATTAAAGCAAGACTTATCGTCAAATTATTATCCCGAAGCAGAAGATTATATTCTAAATTACACTAAACAAAACAGCATTCAACTGTATTTAGAACTAATTAAAGAAGCTAAAAAGAAAGTAGATATTCCAATAATTGCAAGTATTAATTGTACTTCGGCTAGTGAATGGACTACATTTGCTAAATCTATTGAAGCTGCCGGTGCCGATGGTTTGGAATTGAATATATTTGTAATGCCTTCCGATTTAAATCGAAATAGTGAAGAAAACGAAAAAATTTATTTTGATATTGTAAATAAGGTTAAGCAAGAGACTAGCTTGCCTATTTCCGTTAAATTATCTTATCATTTCTCCAGCTTAGCAAGCATGCTTGAGAAATTAAGTTGGACAGGAATAAAATCTCTCACCTTATTTAACCGCTTCTTCTCACCCGACATTGACATAGAGAAAATGGATGTAAAACCTTCTTTTGTATTTAGCAAAGCCGAGGATATTGGAATTTCTTTACGATGGGTAGCCATGCTTTCTAACCGTTTACGTTGTGAACTTTCAGCGTCAACAGGTGTTCATAATGGAGAGGCTGTAATAAAACAATTATTAGCAGGAGCTCAAACCGTTCAAATTGCATCTGTACTTTATAAATCCGGGATTGATAGTGTTTCAGAAATACTAAACGATATAAATATCTGGATGGATAAAAAAGGCTTTGCTGATATTGAAGCTTTTAGAGGCAAATTAAGTATTGATAAAGCAACTAACCCTGGTGCTTATGAGCGCGTGCAGTTTATGAAACACTTTGCCGGAATAGAATAAACCTATCTATTCAAGACTTCTTTATCTTAATTTATATGAAGAAATTAAAAAACTCTGAGCTCAATCGGATTAGTGTTGATGAATACAAAACAGCAAAAAAAACGCCGTTTATAGTTGTACTAGACAATATAAGAAGTCAAAGCAATATTGGTTCTGTGTTTAGAACTGCTGATGGATTTAGAATAGAATCTGTTTATCTCTGTGGAATTACAGCTCAACCGCCCCATCGTGAAATACAAAAAACAGCCCTTGGGGCTACCGAATCCGTTGATTGGAAGTATTTCGAGAAAACAACAGAAGCAATTGTAGAACTTAAGAATAAAGGCTATCAAATCTTTGCCGTTG includes these proteins:
- a CDS encoding DNA translocase FtsK encodes the protein MAKKTNTLKTDKPKKTKDTKVRRKLKFTFLKNEKFKLTFGAFLILFSFYLLFSFVSYFFYWTVDFDKIYAFELSDLSGKVPVQNWGGFIGAWLSHLFIYKLFGISSILIAYLSFISGLRLSLNLNILPLGKSFKISFLITLWLSPLFGTLFNGTSWAILGGIFGYQLSQWLQNIIGFTGLIILLAFSLFAFLTLQFNFITHFLKHHSHKNKASESDKDTEEQDEKINDSEKNNNTDSANNIEGDGAFELIIKDKNIEKKPIEEIEIEIPEENTETIEIRNDSENAEDTLGLSVEVHEEKKATSISHSVDTPYDPTEDLADYKFPGLDLLNDYGSDKISIYKEELEKNKDRIVETLNNYSIKIQKIKATVGPTVTLYEIIPAPGIRISKIKNLEDDIALSLSALGIRIIAPIPGKGSIGIEVPNSRPDIVPMKSIFLSEAFQNNKYELPVGLGKTISNESYVFDLAKMPHLLLAGATGQGKSVGLNAVIASLLYKKHPAELKMIMVDPKKVELSLFAKIERHYLAKLPDSEEAIITDTSQVVKTLKSLTVLMDQRYDLLKDAQVRNIKEYNAKFNARRLNPENGHHFLPYIVLVVDEFADLMMTAGKEVEGPITRLAQLARAIGIHLIIATQRPSVNIITGTIKANFPARIAFRVTSKIDSRTILDAGGADQLIGRGDMLMSSGSEIVRLQCAFIDTPEIDKITDFIGSQRAYPSAFILPECEDEDNGSSTNVYAEERDELFEDAARVIVLAQQGSTSLIQRKLKLGYNRAGRIIDQLEACGIVGQFEGSKAREVKVGSEMALEQFLKDMYAKEQEDE
- a CDS encoding outer membrane lipoprotein carrier protein LolA, producing MKLYKQLLILLIISMVSGTQAQNSSQKILDELANKTNAAKNIQVDFSYEMENVDADIHEVTEGSLIVSGDKYLLKIAGQEIICDGKTIWTYIADAEEVQINEVDEEESFSPTKLLSSYADDYDASLEKEYSENGRNYYLMKLKPKDKDSGFDYVHLKIEKDKMQLSAFILYDFDNNVFSYIIKEYLTDIALNEESFTFDETKYPDVDVIDMR
- a CDS encoding CTP synthase, whose product is MSQTKFIFVTGGVTSSLGKGIISASLAKLLQSRGFKVTIQKFDPYINIDPGTLNPYEHGECYVTEDGAETDLDLGHYERFSNEPTSQANNITTGRIYQSVIDKERKGEYLGSTVQVIPHITDEIKESVKLLAKKNQYDFVITEIGGTVGDIESLPYIEAVRQMKWEMGNDVLVVHLTLVPYLAAAGELKTKPTQHSVKMLLEQGVQPDIIVARTEHPLNGNLRDKIARFCNVAPSSVIESIDADSIYDVPILMRQEKLDTEVLKLVNVPVENDLDISDWEIFLEKLKNPKVEVEIALVGKYVELKDAYKSIIESFVHAGAVNEAKVNIRLVHSELIEKEGAEKLLEGVSGVLVAPGFGERGIEGKISSVRFARENNIPFLGICLGMQCAVIEYARNVLGYENAHSTEFNAKTDFPVIDIMEDQKKISGLGGTMRLGAYPCRIKPKTIASDTYGITDISERHRHRFEFNDKYLSQFEKAGMKATGINPKENLVEIVEIEDHPWFMGVQFHPEYKSTVANPHPVFVNFVKAALAKQIEK
- a CDS encoding dihydroorotate dehydrogenase-like protein, whose protein sequence is MANLSTTYMGLKVNSPLIIGSSGLTNSIENIEKFAKLGAGAIILKSLFEEQIMHEASFVLKQDLSSNYYPEAEDYILNYTKQNSIQLYLELIKEAKKKVDIPIIASINCTSASEWTTFAKSIEAAGADGLELNIFVMPSDLNRNSEENEKIYFDIVNKVKQETSLPISVKLSYHFSSLASMLEKLSWTGIKSLTLFNRFFSPDIDIEKMDVKPSFVFSKAEDIGISLRWVAMLSNRLRCELSASTGVHNGEAVIKQLLAGAQTVQIASVLYKSGIDSVSEILNDINIWMDKKGFADIEAFRGKLSIDKATNPGAYERVQFMKHFAGIE
- a CDS encoding RNA methyltransferase, with protein sequence MKKLKNSELNRISVDEYKTAKKTPFIVVLDNIRSQSNIGSVFRTADGFRIESVYLCGITAQPPHREIQKTALGATESVDWKYFEKTTEAIVELKNKGYQIFAVEQAENSYILGEFTPDFSKKCAFIFGNEVKGVQQNAINISDGCIEIPQYGTKHSFNISISVGIVLWDMFQRQKK